In Sciurus carolinensis chromosome 17, mSciCar1.2, whole genome shotgun sequence, one genomic interval encodes:
- the Gadd45b gene encoding growth arrest and DNA damage-inducible protein GADD45 beta isoform X1 — translation MTLEELVACDNAAQKMQTVTAAVEELLVAAQRQDRLTVGVYESAKLMNVDPDSVVLCLLAIDEEEEDDIALQIHFTLIQSFCCDNDIDIMRVSGMQRLAQLLGEPTEVQGTTEARDLHCLLVTNPHTDAWKSHGLVEVASYCEESRGNNQWVPYISLQER, via the exons ATGACGCTGGAAGAGCTCGTGGCGTGCGACAACGCGGCTCAGAA GATGCAGACCGTGACTGCCGCGGTGGAGGAGCTGCTGGTGGCCGCGCAGCGCCAGGACCGCCTGACGGTGGGGGTGTACGAGTCAGCCAAGCTGATGAATGT GGACCCTGACAGTGTGGTCCTGTGTCTCCTGGCTAtcgatgaggaggaagaggacgaCATCGCCCTGCAAATCCACTTCACCCTCATCCAGTCCTTTTGCTGTGACAATGACATTGACATTATGAGGGTGTCCGGCATGCAGCGGCTAGCACAGCTTCTGGGAGAGCCCACTGAGGTGCAGGGCACCACTGAAGCCCGGGACCTGCACTGCCTCCTGGTCACG AACCCTCACACAGACGCCTGGAAGAGCCACGGCTTGGTGGAGGTAGCCAGTTACTGCGAAGAGAGCCGGGGCAATAACCAGTGGGTCCCCTATATCTCTCTCCAGGAACGCTGA
- the Gadd45b gene encoding growth arrest and DNA damage-inducible protein GADD45 beta isoform X2, which produces MTLEELVACDNAAQKMQTVTAAVEELLVAAQRQDRLTVGVYESAKLMNVDPDSVVLCLLAIDEEEEDDIALQIHFTLIQSFCCDNDIDIMRVSGMQRLAQLLGEPTEVQGTTEARDLHCLLVTNKPPEQPNP; this is translated from the exons ATGACGCTGGAAGAGCTCGTGGCGTGCGACAACGCGGCTCAGAA GATGCAGACCGTGACTGCCGCGGTGGAGGAGCTGCTGGTGGCCGCGCAGCGCCAGGACCGCCTGACGGTGGGGGTGTACGAGTCAGCCAAGCTGATGAATGT GGACCCTGACAGTGTGGTCCTGTGTCTCCTGGCTAtcgatgaggaggaagaggacgaCATCGCCCTGCAAATCCACTTCACCCTCATCCAGTCCTTTTGCTGTGACAATGACATTGACATTATGAGGGTGTCCGGCATGCAGCGGCTAGCACAGCTTCTGGGAGAGCCCACTGAGGTGCAGGGCACCACTGAAGCCCGGGACCTGCACTGCCTCCTGGTCACG AACAAACCCCCAGAACAACCCAACCCATGA